A stretch of Zootoca vivipara chromosome 13, rZooViv1.1, whole genome shotgun sequence DNA encodes these proteins:
- the EIF1 gene encoding eukaryotic translation initiation factor 1 has product MSAIQNLHSFDPFADASKGDDLLPAGTEDYIHIRIQQRNGRKTLTTVQGIADDYDKKKLVKAFKKKFACNGTVIEHPEYGEVIQLQGDQRKNICQFLVEIGLAKDDQLKVHGF; this is encoded by the exons ATGTCCGCTATCCAGAACCTCCACTCCTTCG aCCCCTTTGCTGATGCAAGTAAGGGTGATGACTTACTTCCTGCTGGGACTGAGGACTACATCCATATAAGGATCCAGCAGAGAAACGGTAGAAAAACCCTCACCACAGTCCAGGGCATCGCCGATGATTATGATAAAAAGAAACTGGTGAAGGCCTTCAAGAAG AAATTTGCCTGCAATGGTACCGTGATTGAGCACCCAGAGTATGGAGAGGTGATCCAGCTTCAAGGGGACCAGCGGAAGAACATATGTCAGTTCCTTGTTGAG aTTGGACTGGCTAAAGACGACCAGCTGAAAGTCCATGGGTTTTAA
- the P3H4 gene encoding endoplasmic reticulum protein SC65, producing the protein MERRSRGLLLAFVLLATAAPEGGAQYEKYSFRGFPEAELMPLQSAYAYALEQYEAENWRESVRYLEASLRLHRLLRDSEAHCHKECAGSEKFGEGAVFGEPAEGVQGASAHGEEAKGAAAAALGEGARPGADFGEPAGGAADEWRREMELFGLVLQRASCLRRCKRSLPAFQLSYPPADTLRDFQRRTPYQYLHYALFKANKIEKAVSAAHTFLQKNPKHEMTQKYMNYYKTMVDVDEYLIDLEAQPYETVFVRAVKLYNAGDFRSSIADMEHALSQYYKAYESCLTGCEGSYELREFKDFYPAIADHFVDVLQCKVDCETDLIPNVGGYFVEKFVATMYHYLQFAYYKLNDIKNAVQSVASYMLFDPGDEVMQQNLVYYRFYRERWHLEEDDFHPRPEALRYHNQTSAQKKLLEFARQYLQPDDEAEVNGGEEKAKDPALPSDTEFEGMGDYEEGFLSQWWQEPKSKGDRADQETEGLE; encoded by the exons ATGGAGCGGCGAAGCCGGGGGCTCCTGCTGGCTTTCGTGCTCCTGGCCACGGCGGCGCCTGAAGGCGGCGCGCAGTATGAGAAGTACAGCTTTCGCGGCTTCCCCGAAGCCGAGCTGATGCCTCTGCAGAGCGCCTACGCGTACGCGCTAGAGCAGTACGAGGCCGAGAACTGGCGGGAGAGCGTCCGCTACCTGGAGGCGAGCCTGCGCCTCCATCGCCTGCTCCGGGACAGCGAGGCGCACTGCCACAAGGAGTGCGCCGGCAGCGAGAAGTTTGGAGAGGGTGCTGTTTTTGGAGAGCCTGCAGAGGGCGTCCAGGGAGCCTCGGCGCATGGAGAAGAGGCGAAAGGCGCCGCCGCTGCTGCGCTTGGCGAGGGCGCACGGCCCGGCGCGGACTTTGGAGAGCCGGCCGGGGGCGCGGCGGATGAGTGGCGCCGGGAGATGGAGCTTTTCGGGCTCGTCCTGCAGCGCGCCTCGTGCCTGCGGAGGTGCAAGCGCAGCCTGCCCGCCTTCCAGCTCAGCTACCCGCCCGCAGACACCCTGCGCGACTTCCAGCGCCGCACTCCTTACCAGTACTTGCACTACGCGCTCTTCAAG GCAAATAAGATTGAAAAAGCTGTGTCGGCTGCGCATACGTTCCTGCAGAAGAACCCCAAGCACGAGATGACCCAAAAGTACATGAACTATTACAAAACTATGGTTGATGTGGACGAATACCTCATAGACTTGGAAGCACAGCCCTATGAG ACTGTTTTTGTGCGAGCGGTGAAACTTTACAACGCTGGAGATTTCCGGAGCAGCATTGCTGACATGGAGCACGCCCTGTCTCAGTACTACAAGGCCTACGAAAGCTGCTTGACTGGCTGCGAAGGCAGCTACGAACTCCGTGAATTTAAGGATTTCTACCCCGCCATTGCAG ATCACTTTGTCGATGTCCTGCAGTGCAAAGTAGACTGCGAAACCGACTTGATCCCAAATGTAGGCGGCTACTTTGTGGAGAAGTTTGTGGCCACGATGTATCACTACCTTCAGTTCGCGTACTACAAGT tGAATGATATCAAGAATGCCGTGCAGAGTGTGGCCAGCTATATGCTCTTTGACCCTGGGGACGAGGTCATGCAGCAGAATCTGGTCTATTACCGCTTCTATCGTGAGCGGTGGCACCTGGAGGAAGACGACTTCCACCCACGGCCG GAGGCCTTGCGCTATCACAACCAGACATCTGCGCAGAAGAAGCTGTTGGAGTTTGCCAGGCAGTATCTCCAGCCAGACGATGAG GCGGAGGTGAACGGTGGTGAGGAGAAAGCAAAGGATCCGGCTTTGCCATCAGATACCGAGTTTGAGGGGATGGGTGACTACGAAGAAGGATTTTTGTCCCAGTGGTGGCAGGAGCCGAAATCGAAAGGCGACAGGGCTGACCAAG AGACAGAGGGGCTCGAATGA
- the LOC118094619 gene encoding gastrin/cholecystokinin-like peptide, which produces MHTKVLTSLLLITFIATSLLRSVSTSYQGGGRLSRQAKAGPQPERMQRSSSGGPIRREWPGHLSEDQKDLVAQFLPYLRTEFAGRVQDPEAHYPSWMDFGRRSSEDLEGEA; this is translated from the exons ATGCACACCAAGGTACTTACCAGCCTGCTGCTGATCACCTTCATAGCCACAAGCCTTTTAAGATCTGTGTCCACGTCCTATCAGGGGGGTGGCAGGCTAAGCAGGCAAGCCAAGGCTGGACCACAACCGGAGAGGATGCAGAGGAGCAGCAGTGGCGGTCCCATCCGCAGGGAGTGGCCAGGACATCTTTCTGAGGACCAGAAGGATTTGGTCGCCCAGTTCCTGCCTTACCTCCGTACAG AATTTGCTGGCAGAGTGCAGGACCCAGAGGCTCATTACCCCAGCTGGATGGACTTTGGACGGCGAAGCTCTGAGGACTTGGAAGGAGAGGCCTAA